One window of the Emcibacter sp. genome contains the following:
- the acnA gene encoding aconitate hydratase AcnA codes for MASVGQDSLNTRRTLDVNGKEYDYFSLPVASEKLGDVSRLPYTLKVLLENLLRYEDGVTVTTDDVQAIVDWQKNRGKDSREIQYRPARVLMQDFTGVPAVVDLAAMRNAMVDLGGDPQKINPLSPVDLVIDHSVMVDKAGTPTAFKENVDLEMERNAERYQFLKWGQNSFDNFSAVPPGTGICHQVNLEYIAKTVWTADVDGRTVAYPDTCVGTDSHTTMINGLAVLGWGVGGIEAEAAMLGQPVSMLIPEVVGFKLTGEMMEGITATDLVLRVVEMLRELGVVGKFVEFYGDGLDHLTLADQATIANMAPEYGATCGFFPVSAQTLDYLRFSGRGEETVALVEAYAKEQGMWRDANSPEPVYTTTLELDISTVVPNLAGPKRPQDRVALSDAATGFDGVLDSFGKLAEKGKTFAVEGDENGIRHGDVVIAAITSCTNTSNPGVLMAAGLVAKKAHELGLTKKPWVKASLAPGSQVVTDYLEKAGLQSHLDALGFNLVGYGCTTCIGNSGPLAAPISKSVNENDLVCTSVLSGNRNFEGRVSQDVKANYLASPPLVVAYAIAGSMCIDITKDPIGQDKNGNDVFLKDVWPSNKEVADAIASSLTREMFIERYSDVFAGTPEWQAIKVAEGETYAWDKNSTYVQHPPYFKGMSRTAENSFSDIRNARLLALLGDSITTDHISPAGAIKADSPAGKYLQEHGVKREDFNSYGSRRGNHEVMMRGTFANIRLRNLMAPGTEGGWTTHYPSGEVTSIYDASMQYQADGVPLVVVGGKEYGTGSSRDWAAKGTNLLGVKAVIVESFERIHRSNLVGMGVLPLQFKDGDTRETLGLTGTESFDITGIADGITPRQDVDVKITYADGSTKNIKVLCRIDTVNEVEYYANGGILHYVLRNLANS; via the coding sequence GTGGCATCTGTTGGTCAAGACAGCCTGAATACCCGCCGCACACTGGATGTGAACGGCAAGGAATATGACTATTTTTCACTCCCCGTCGCGTCCGAAAAGCTGGGTGACGTTTCCCGTCTTCCCTACACGCTGAAAGTGCTGCTGGAAAACCTGCTGCGCTATGAAGACGGTGTAACAGTCACGACCGACGATGTTCAGGCCATTGTCGACTGGCAGAAAAATCGCGGCAAGGACAGCCGGGAAATCCAGTATCGTCCTGCCCGCGTTCTCATGCAGGACTTCACCGGCGTACCCGCCGTTGTAGACCTCGCCGCCATGCGCAACGCCATGGTTGACCTGGGCGGCGATCCGCAGAAAATTAACCCGCTGAGCCCCGTTGATCTGGTTATCGACCACTCCGTGATGGTGGACAAGGCCGGCACCCCGACCGCGTTTAAGGAAAATGTGGACCTGGAAATGGAGCGTAACGCCGAACGTTACCAGTTCCTGAAATGGGGTCAGAACAGCTTCGACAATTTCTCCGCCGTTCCGCCGGGAACAGGTATCTGTCACCAGGTAAACCTGGAATATATTGCCAAGACCGTCTGGACTGCTGACGTGGACGGCCGCACCGTTGCCTACCCTGACACCTGTGTCGGCACCGACAGCCACACCACCATGATCAACGGCCTCGCCGTTCTCGGTTGGGGCGTGGGCGGCATCGAGGCCGAAGCTGCCATGCTCGGCCAGCCAGTGTCCATGCTGATCCCCGAAGTTGTCGGTTTCAAGCTGACCGGTGAAATGATGGAAGGCATCACCGCCACCGACCTGGTGCTGCGGGTTGTGGAGATGCTGCGTGAACTGGGTGTTGTCGGCAAGTTCGTTGAATTTTATGGCGACGGCCTTGATCACCTGACCCTGGCCGACCAGGCCACCATCGCCAACATGGCGCCGGAATACGGCGCCACCTGCGGTTTCTTCCCGGTATCTGCCCAGACCCTTGACTATCTCCGCTTCTCCGGCCGTGGCGAGGAAACTGTCGCCCTGGTTGAAGCTTACGCAAAAGAACAGGGCATGTGGCGCGATGCCAACTCTCCGGAGCCTGTTTACACCACCACCCTGGAACTGGATATCTCCACCGTTGTACCGAACTTGGCCGGACCGAAACGTCCCCAGGACCGTGTCGCCCTGAGTGATGCCGCCACAGGCTTTGATGGCGTTCTCGACAGCTTTGGTAAACTGGCTGAAAAAGGCAAAACCTTTGCCGTAGAAGGTGACGAAAACGGCATCCGCCACGGCGATGTGGTTATCGCCGCCATCACTTCCTGTACCAACACCTCTAACCCGGGCGTGCTGATGGCTGCCGGTCTTGTGGCCAAAAAAGCCCACGAACTGGGCCTGACCAAAAAACCCTGGGTCAAGGCCTCTCTTGCCCCCGGATCACAGGTCGTCACCGACTATCTGGAAAAAGCCGGCCTGCAGTCTCATCTTGATGCCCTCGGCTTCAATCTGGTCGGTTACGGCTGTACAACCTGTATCGGTAACTCCGGTCCGCTGGCAGCGCCAATCTCCAAATCTGTCAATGAAAACGACCTGGTCTGTACTTCTGTTCTGTCCGGAAACCGGAACTTCGAAGGCCGTGTCTCCCAGGATGTGAAAGCCAACTACCTGGCCTCACCGCCGCTGGTGGTCGCTTACGCTATTGCCGGTTCCATGTGCATCGATATCACCAAAGATCCGATCGGACAGGACAAAAACGGCAACGACGTATTCCTGAAAGACGTCTGGCCGAGCAACAAGGAAGTGGCCGACGCCATTGCTTCCTCACTGACCCGCGAAATGTTCATCGAACGTTACAGCGACGTCTTCGCCGGTACGCCGGAATGGCAGGCCATCAAGGTGGCCGAAGGTGAAACCTATGCCTGGGACAAGAACTCCACCTATGTTCAGCATCCGCCCTATTTCAAGGGCATGTCCAGAACCGCTGAAAACAGCTTCAGCGACATAAGGAATGCCCGTCTTCTGGCCCTGCTCGGCGACAGTATCACCACCGACCATATCTCCCCTGCCGGCGCCATCAAGGCCGACAGCCCGGCCGGTAAATATCTGCAGGAGCATGGTGTAAAGCGCGAGGACTTCAATTCTTACGGGTCCCGCCGCGGCAACCATGAAGTGATGATGCGCGGCACCTTCGCCAACATCCGCCTGCGCAACCTGATGGCACCGGGTACCGAGGGCGGCTGGACCACCCATTATCCGTCCGGTGAAGTGACCAGCATCTATGATGCTTCCATGCAGTATCAGGCGGACGGTGTGCCGCTGGTCGTGGTTGGCGGCAAGGAATATGGCACCGGCTCCAGCCGTGACTGGGCCGCCAAAGGCACCAACCTGCTCGGTGTGAAGGCCGTGATCGTAGAAAGCTTCGAGCGTATTCACCGTTCCAACCTGGTCGGCATGGGTGTTCTGCCGCTGCAGTTCAAGGATGGCGACACTCGCGAAACCCTGGGCCTGACCGGCACGGAAAGCTTCGACATCACCGGCATTGCCGACGGTATTACACCGCGCCAGGATGTGGATGTGAAGATCACTTATGCCGACGGCAGCACCAAGAATATCAAGGTGCTGTGCCGGATCGACACCGTCAACGAGGTGGAATATTACGCCAATGGCGGCATCCTGCATTATGTGCTGCGCAACCTGGCCAATTCATAA
- a CDS encoding DUF1223 domain-containing protein, which produces MSQVNAEKLSVVELFTSQGCSSCPPADDLLRKLSLEENILALSYSVDYWNYLGWKDIFARPEFTKRQKHYSRILSRGEVYTPQMIINGRSAVVGSRQDMVQKYIDEQAEKPVIGPEISLYLQDDMINLTVSSGSAAEATGIWLVAYDTVRSVKIKSGELAGQTREYVNVVRGLKRIGSWTGREVMLSLDPAEAASEKCDNYAILVQQKDTGVILSAARIRLEKPL; this is translated from the coding sequence ATGTCGCAGGTCAATGCCGAAAAGCTGTCCGTCGTCGAGCTTTTTACCTCGCAGGGCTGCAGTTCCTGTCCACCGGCAGACGATCTTCTGAGAAAACTGAGTCTGGAAGAAAATATACTCGCCCTCAGCTATTCCGTAGATTACTGGAATTACCTGGGCTGGAAGGATATCTTCGCCAGGCCGGAATTCACCAAACGGCAAAAACACTACAGCCGCATTCTCAGCCGGGGCGAGGTCTATACACCGCAAATGATCATCAACGGGCGTAGTGCCGTGGTCGGATCCCGCCAGGATATGGTACAGAAATATATTGATGAACAGGCGGAAAAGCCGGTTATCGGCCCGGAAATTTCCCTGTATCTTCAAGATGATATGATTAACCTGACCGTCAGCAGCGGTTCTGCGGCTGAAGCAACGGGCATCTGGCTGGTCGCCTATGACACGGTCCGGTCGGTAAAAATCAAAAGCGGCGAACTGGCCGGGCAGACCAGGGAATATGTCAATGTGGTCCGTGGCCTGAAACGCATCGGCAGCTGGACCGGGCGCGAAGTGATGTTGTCCCTCGACCCGGCCGAAGCGGCCAGCGAAAAATGCGACAATTACGCCATTCTCGTTCAGCAAAAAGACACCGGCGTGATCCTGTCCGCCGCCCGGATCAGGCTCGAAAAACCCTTATAA
- the htpG gene encoding molecular chaperone HtpG translates to MTTKTEDKAPKTEKHGFQAEVSRLLHMMVHSVYSDREIFLRELISNASDACDKVRYEAQTNKDLLEEDADLSITVKTDKAARTLTVSDNGVGMNRDDLMSHLGTIARSGTSAFMEQLSGDKSKDVNLIGQFGVGFYSVFMVADKVVVNSRRAGESEAWSWVSDGLGEYEIAEADKAGRGTDITLHLKEDASEFLEPHRLQTIIKTYSDHIAIPITLVTDTDGEESSEKVNEGTALWVRPKSEITEEQYKEFYHHVGHAFDDPWMALHYRAEGVIEYTVLMFVPGQQPMDLFDPARRPRTKLYVKRVFITDDCEDLVPGYLRFMRGIVDSEDLPLNISREMLQNNPVMNKIRKAVTNKILSELEKKADKEPEAYAEFWKNFGSVLKEGIYEDFERRDQLLKLARFESTGADGLTSLADYVSRMKDGQETIYYITGDSPARVRRSPQLEGFKSKGLEVLLLSDPVDDFWLQMVPEFDGKKLQSVTRGAADLDEKKEDGDEAEEKKETPELDALVAALKVNLGNAVKDVRASKRLTDSAVCLVADDGDMDMHLQKILQAHNKLDAMSARVLEINPDHDLIRGMAKIAAGDNSVDRLKDASLLLLDQALIMEGEAPEDPVAFAARLADVMKLGLAK, encoded by the coding sequence ATGACCACCAAAACCGAGGACAAGGCACCGAAGACCGAAAAGCACGGTTTCCAGGCGGAAGTCTCCAGACTTCTGCATATGATGGTTCATTCGGTTTATTCAGACCGTGAAATTTTTCTGCGGGAACTGATTTCAAATGCCTCCGACGCCTGTGACAAGGTGCGTTACGAAGCCCAGACCAACAAGGATCTTCTGGAAGAGGATGCGGATTTAAGTATTACCGTGAAGACGGACAAGGCGGCCCGGACCCTGACCGTTTCCGACAATGGTGTCGGCATGAACCGGGACGATCTGATGTCCCATCTGGGCACCATTGCCCGGTCCGGCACCTCCGCCTTTATGGAACAGCTGTCCGGCGACAAATCCAAAGATGTCAATCTGATCGGCCAGTTCGGCGTCGGCTTCTATTCCGTCTTTATGGTGGCGGACAAAGTAGTGGTCAACAGCCGCCGGGCCGGCGAAAGTGAGGCCTGGTCCTGGGTTTCGGACGGGCTTGGCGAATATGAAATTGCCGAGGCTGACAAGGCGGGGCGCGGAACCGACATTACCCTGCATCTGAAAGAGGATGCATCCGAATTCCTGGAGCCGCACCGGCTGCAGACCATCATCAAAACCTATTCCGACCATATCGCCATTCCCATCACCCTGGTCACGGACACGGACGGTGAGGAAAGCTCTGAAAAAGTCAATGAAGGCACGGCCCTCTGGGTGCGGCCGAAGTCCGAGATCACGGAAGAGCAGTATAAGGAATTTTACCATCACGTCGGCCATGCCTTCGATGATCCCTGGATGGCCCTGCATTACCGGGCCGAAGGGGTGATTGAATATACCGTGCTGATGTTTGTACCCGGCCAGCAGCCCATGGACCTGTTTGATCCGGCCCGCCGGCCGCGCACCAAGCTGTATGTCAAGCGGGTCTTTATCACTGACGATTGTGAGGATCTGGTGCCCGGCTACCTGCGTTTCATGCGCGGCATCGTCGACAGCGAGGACCTGCCGCTCAATATCAGCCGGGAAATGCTGCAGAATAATCCGGTGATGAACAAGATCCGCAAGGCGGTGACCAACAAGATCCTGTCGGAACTTGAGAAGAAAGCCGACAAGGAGCCGGAAGCTTACGCAGAGTTCTGGAAGAATTTCGGCTCTGTCCTGAAAGAGGGCATCTATGAGGATTTCGAACGCCGCGATCAGCTCCTGAAACTTGCCCGCTTTGAAAGTACTGGCGCCGACGGCCTGACCAGCCTTGCCGATTATGTCTCGCGCATGAAAGATGGCCAGGAAACCATCTATTATATCACCGGTGACAGTCCGGCGCGGGTGCGCCGCTCGCCGCAGCTCGAAGGCTTCAAATCCAAGGGCCTCGAGGTACTGTTACTGTCCGATCCGGTGGATGACTTCTGGTTGCAGATGGTGCCGGAGTTCGACGGTAAAAAGCTGCAGTCCGTGACCCGCGGCGCGGCCGATCTGGACGAAAAGAAAGAGGATGGCGACGAGGCGGAAGAGAAAAAAGAGACGCCGGAACTGGACGCCCTGGTGGCGGCCCTCAAGGTCAATCTGGGGAATGCCGTCAAGGATGTGCGCGCTTCCAAGCGCCTGACCGACAGCGCCGTCTGCCTTGTGGCCGACGACGGGGACATGGACATGCATCTGCAGAAAATCCTGCAGGCCCATAACAAACTGGACGCCATGTCCGCCCGGGTGCTGGAAATCAACCCGGACCATGACCTGATCCGGGGCATGGCCAAGATCGCCGCCGGGGACAATTCCGTCGACCGGTTGAAGGACGCTTCCCTGTTGTTGCTGGACCAGGCCCTGATCATGGAAGGCGAAGCCCCGGAAGATCCGGTGGCTTTTGCCGCCCGCCTGGCTGATGTCATGAAGCTCGGCCTGGCGAAATAA
- a CDS encoding glutathione S-transferase family protein has translation MKLYELVGQDPTQGFSPYVWRTRMALAHKGFEPEMVPLRFTQIADELAFADSRTVPVLVDGDEVITDSWHIACYLEETYPERPSLFGGEVGRVQARHFNMSSFNHLVMPLFKAIVGEIFEMLEEEDQIYFRRSREKRLGKALEEMEEHREENLNLFAANLWPYEQTLKEYDYFGGSSPTYCDYILYGIFQWARGTSRARLVDENSSLVDWQFRMDNLFDGLGGRLQQRS, from the coding sequence ATGAAACTCTATGAACTGGTAGGTCAGGACCCGACGCAGGGCTTCAGCCCCTATGTCTGGCGGACAAGAATGGCGCTGGCGCACAAGGGATTCGAGCCGGAGATGGTGCCGCTCAGGTTTACCCAGATTGCCGATGAGCTGGCTTTTGCCGACTCCCGCACCGTGCCGGTCCTGGTGGACGGTGACGAGGTGATTACCGACAGCTGGCATATCGCCTGCTATCTGGAGGAAACCTATCCCGAGCGGCCGAGCCTGTTCGGCGGCGAGGTGGGCAGGGTTCAGGCCCGGCATTTCAACATGTCGAGTTTCAATCATCTGGTGATGCCTCTTTTTAAGGCCATTGTCGGGGAAATCTTCGAAATGCTTGAAGAGGAAGACCAGATTTATTTCCGCCGGAGCCGCGAAAAACGCCTCGGCAAGGCGCTGGAGGAAATGGAAGAGCACCGGGAAGAGAATCTGAACCTGTTCGCAGCCAACCTCTGGCCCTATGAGCAGACCCTGAAGGAATATGATTATTTTGGCGGTTCCTCTCCCACCTATTGCGATTACATCCTGTATGGAATTTTCCAGTGGGCCAGGGGGACGTCCCGCGCCCGGCTTGTTGACGAGAACAGTTCGCTTGTCGACTGGCAGTTCCGGATGGATAACCTGTTTGACGGTCTTGGCGGCCGGCTTCAACAGCGCAGCTAG
- a CDS encoding DUF2794 domain-containing protein — protein sequence MGLAFSAKNAHPSGMSEQTPTIIPFQDGPAGRVPDQIFFTMQEMQAILNVYGRMVAAGEWKDYAMNPGRDVASFAFYRNASERPVYQIVKNPALRNKQGAFSILSAQGKVLKRGQDLITLLKYFDRKLIKLV from the coding sequence ATGGGACTTGCATTCAGCGCCAAAAATGCCCATCCTTCAGGCATGAGTGAACAGACTCCGACAATCATTCCCTTCCAGGACGGCCCGGCCGGTCGCGTACCGGACCAGATCTTTTTCACCATGCAGGAAATGCAGGCCATCCTGAATGTCTACGGCCGAATGGTCGCCGCCGGTGAATGGAAGGATTACGCCATGAACCCGGGCCGGGATGTGGCAAGCTTCGCTTTTTATCGCAACGCCAGTGAACGACCTGTCTACCAGATCGTTAAAAATCCGGCCCTGCGCAACAAGCAGGGCGCCTTTTCCATCCTGTCCGCCCAGGGCAAGGTGTTAAAACGGGGACAGGACCTCATCACTCTTCTGAAATATTTCGACCGCAAACTGATCAAGCTGGTCTAA
- a CDS encoding porin family protein, with the protein MKNFLFALAGVAALSTATAAFAEENSFAGPYVGVEVGYNDLDFDAGTANVGANGFNYGLFAGYRYQVGSSLLLGLEARAGESTASLGDETASIDAGRQLGVDATIGTTLGTNNNILAFAFVGYENARLTANVGNESDAADMDGIRFGAGTEYAFTKNLSVRATLAYTDYESDVSNIQILTGLVYNF; encoded by the coding sequence ATGAAGAACTTTCTTTTCGCCCTTGCCGGCGTCGCCGCCCTTTCAACCGCCACAGCTGCTTTTGCTGAAGAAAACAGCTTTGCCGGCCCCTATGTCGGTGTAGAAGTCGGATATAACGACCTTGACTTTGATGCTGGCACAGCAAACGTTGGTGCAAACGGCTTCAATTACGGTCTGTTTGCAGGTTATCGTTATCAGGTAGGCAGCAGCCTGTTGCTCGGCCTGGAAGCCCGTGCGGGTGAATCCACTGCGTCTCTGGGTGACGAAACCGCCTCCATTGATGCCGGGCGCCAACTGGGTGTTGACGCCACAATCGGCACCACACTTGGCACAAACAATAATATTCTCGCCTTTGCGTTTGTCGGTTATGAAAATGCACGCCTGACCGCAAATGTCGGCAACGAGTCAGATGCCGCGGATATGGACGGTATTCGTTTTGGTGCCGGCACAGAATATGCCTTCACCAAAAACCTCAGCGTACGTGCCACTTTAGCTTACACGGATTATGAATCCGATGTCAGCAACATCCAAATTCTGACCGGTTTGGTATATAACTTCTAA